From Mugil cephalus isolate CIBA_MC_2020 chromosome 4, CIBA_Mcephalus_1.1, whole genome shotgun sequence:
TCAGGAATTGTCCACACATTGTTGTTCTGAGGTGTGGCAGTGGCGTATTTTGCACACTAGTACCTGTGGATAATGAACAAATggttaaatgagaaaatacaaagagaaaCATATGTAGGATTTAGTTAGTTCTGTCTGACTAAAGATGGTCTTGATGCTCGTAATTATTAGTAAAACAAGTCATGTTAAAATATTGTGGGTCTTAATTATTGTCCTAGTTACTTTGtctaatatttaacattaacagGTAAAAAGTAATAATGGTTCAATCAGTTAAATCTTCCCAGTGGTCTCTACTAatctacatttcaaaaaaatatataaaactgcaGAATGGTACCTGTAGTAGTTGGGTTTGAAGGGCCCGTTCTTATTCAGACCAAGGTATTTTGCCTGTTCATCAGACAACTCAGTCAGGTGAGCATCAAAAGTGGCCAGATGCAGACTGGCAACGTATTCATCTGAAATAAAGAGGCACGCTTTAGTAAGAAAAagatacatacacatacagaaGCTCAACACGGAATGTGATGTGAGTAAAACTGAACAGTCGGAGTATGAGTTACTTTATCTGCTCCAACACCAACTTCTCCAGAGTTCATGAAGTCCAAGTAAGTTTTGTTTctagtatatttttttttaattttgaggCTAGCattgtgtggagtttgcatagTCTCCCTgcctgggttttctccaggtgctccaTCTACTTCCCACAGTCTGAAGACATGCACGTTTGGTTAATTGCTGATTCTAAACGGCTGTagctgtgagtgtgaatagttgtttgtctctttgtgtttgctcaGCGATAGACTGGGGAACTCTACAGAGTGTACAACTCAAAACTTTGGATAGATTCCCACGACCCTATGTGGATGGATTAAATCCTAAAACTGATATTAGGTTTACATGCGAAGCAGATTGGTAAAGAAATGTCTCAAGTCCTACAGTCCAACAATAAGTAATGATGCTGTAGGCTTTGATTATAAACACTGACTACAAGCAGTGGTTTAAGATGTATGCTCACCCATCTTTTTCGGAAGCAAGTAAACATCCTGCTTGTATCGTCCCTCGGGAGCGTTGTACAGCTCTATGAGGGCCAGggcctgaaaacaaacacaacagtacTGTAAATGTAATTGCACATATTGGAATAGAGAAATGCATTAAGCAATGAACTTGTGATTACAGAGCAATAATCACAAAGCACTCCACTGAATGACGCTGCACATAACTGTGAGTTTACCGTGTTGTATGACATTTCCAGGTCAGATCAAGAGCTTATCTGCCAGGATTAACAACTAATCACCAAACATGGAAAAGCACACAGTAAAGCCTATATGGACTGCAGAACGGCTGTGGCAGGACTTTGGCTGCTATCAGCATGCAACAACATGTTACCTGAGTGGTGGCTGTGATGGACAAGACAAATGTGGGGACAGTGGAGCAGCTGAGATTCAGGAGACGTCCCTAAGAATTAAAAGCAATCATAACAAAATTCACCAGTTACTCACAAGCTATAAGTGAAGACAAGTCAGCAATGGTGTAAGAATAACTGACTGTTTTAATGGGCACAGTCTAGCTGATGAAATACCGCTTTATCTAACTCAAAGAATAAATCTCATGAATGATCTAAATAACGCTCTACTTGAGCCCACAagactgcaaacaaacaaatctcatttgcatttacatATGTTATTAATATATCTGACTACACATTACCTCAGCCAGGAGAATTACTCTCTTGCCATCTGGCCAGATGACATGATCAACCTGAGAGCGCACCCTCTCCCAGGTCAGCTCAGGCGTCCGCAGACTTGCCTACAAGAGACGAGAACATCCCCTCACCATCACGCAGAATAGtctaaagtctaagtctaattttAGACCATCTCAAATGTGTATAATCCTGCAGGACAGACTCATAAGCACTAGTGTACCACATCAATCTCAGTATTGGAGTGTCCCATGTTGCAGACGATGGAGCCATTTTTCATTCGGTCCAGCTGGTCTCTGGTCACCACGTTCTTATTCCCtaaataaagaaacaatcaTACGATTTGATTGAATCAGgaacaatacaaaaaaacaaggtcTGAGAGATATTCATTATAGATGAAATAAATCTAATCCCAGTACAATGGCTTTAAAGGGGAGTTGTACCAGTGCATGTAATGATGACATCCACCTGGCGAATGACCTCATTCAGCTTCACCACTCTGAATCCGTCCATGCTGATTACAcacaagagaaagaagagattcAGCATTCAGCTTGGACAACAACAGTGGCAATCAGAAAAGTATCTATTGCGTATTGACAAGCAAATCAATTCAACCAAGGTTGCAGGGCTCccagttttgtttgtatttaagcTAAACATTAGTTATCTATCTATAGATCTGTCAGCCAGTTAACTGAGGTACAGATTTCAGGACAGCTTGAACAGCTTCGTGTCTCATTTTTATATACTGCAGGTCTACACATTCAGCATGCTGATCATCCCAGCTCTCATTTTCCTCACCAGGCCTGCAGGGCACAGATGGGATCAATCTCTGTAACGTAGACAACAGCTCCCAAAGCTTTCAGGGCGGCACAACAACCTTTCCCgacctgaaaagacaaaaaatatataccgTATGACTGGTAAGCACCCCTACtttaacaaagaaatgaaacacaaacaaccctAACACAAAGCCACTAAGGCTCCAGTTATTGAACGTGACAAGAATAGTCCCTATGTCCTGCAAACTCTGATTCATTAACATTGCCTACACTCGACAGTCAGACAAAATGCCTGTAAATCTTGTTCTGTCAAATACAATGACAGTAATGGTTGGATTTATGGCTGGCAAtacttcatcattcattcaccaGCCACAATATTAAGATTAGAGGTGGCATGTTAACATGTAAAGAAGTATCTCACCTCACCATACCCACAAACGACCACCTGTTTGCCTCCGAACATGACATCTGTGGTTCTCTTCAAGCTAGAGAGATTTGAGAGACACAATTAGCACATTTTGTGGAAGTGAAAAAACTGCCAATCTGTAGTGTAGTCCAAAATCTGGCCTCCCTGTAATGGtttaaagtaaaatgtgtttgcagTGCCTGTAGCAAACATTGTACTAAAAGTtatcataaaaacatttactgaactgCCTGTTTCCATTGCAATTAACAGATCATTTCACAACATGAAATATTCCAGTCTAGAGTTCTGACACTGTAAACACTAAGTGCCATTTGTAATAATGGAACACCTTCTACAAGGCCATGGCGTACCTTGCTGATAATTAATCAGTAGAAACAGCAATAAAGTGTGAGTGGTGAGCACAAAAGCAGTGACCTGACACAGAGAGGGGCAGACATCGTTAAAGAGTACTAGACTTTTCATATGCTGCTATGGTGATAATTAACAGCAGGATAATAGATGGAAgttgtgtacacacacaattctgtatttttatgtaataCAAACACCACACATTGTTCAGCTTAGACACAAAGTATCAAATGTGATGCATCTgaacacatttatattattcttaacattgttattatcaataatactaataaacaTCATCTTTTTTGTCAACCAGAACCCCAAatcattacccacaatgcaacccAGCCATCAACAGTCCAGTCAAGACACTTACTCTGTGTGTAGCGACTAATGGGGCCTCATGGCAGCagtgtgttttgctgttgtaAGTGTTAGGCGGGCATGTTTATCATATGTCACGTTGTTTAATGACACAAGCAAGGGCCTTTGCTGGATGCTTTATTCCTTCCAAACCTTATTAGTCACTGTAAAGTTgtccaacaaacaaactgaactaGGATTTATGCAGTTGGGAACTATTTTTGTTGAGCCTTCCAACAACGTAAGCTTAACTCACCCATCCAAGATTGACTCTCTGCAGCAGTACAGGTTGTCAAACTTCTGCTTTGTCACAGAGTCGTTTACATTCATGGCCGGCACACAGAGTTTCCCAGCTTTAGACAGCTGATACAGCCTAGAAATCACAAGATGTTTGTGTGAAACTAAGACTTTAAACAAAGTGCATCTTGCACAACTCTGttaaacaatacaatacatttaCCTGTGAACTCCGGTGACACTTTCCTCTACAATGCCTCTTATCTTCTTGAATACATTTGGGTATTTCTTGTACATCCAGTGCGTCAAATCTCCTCCGTCATCGAGGATCTAACAGATAGTAAGAACAAGCTTAAGTGTTTCTTTATAAACAATTGTTTTCATACAGAGACTCATGTTTTCAGTAGACAGACCACAACATTCCcatacttttttaatttttttttattaataaagatTGTTTGCAAAATTGTTTCTGCAAGAGAAAACCAACCATATTAGGCTGCCAACCCTCAGTGTTGACACAGCGGTCAATGCACCACCAGAAGTCATCCTCAGACTCCCCCTTCCAAGCAAAAACAGCCACACCTGAAACAGAACACACAGGTAATATCTTAAACTTgatgaagttaaataaataatctctaAGCGGAAAGTAAATCAGGTTAACTTAACCAGACTGGTATAAGTTTCCCAAATTGGtaaaaccaaagattttgatTAGACATTCAAAATTTTTAAATGCCACggatttaaatgtctttaaatacacattagcttGAATcctagtaaagggataaatggaggcagcagacgttctctttcagtcagctgttcattcattcatcaatacaggagctgtctcaacagagcactgtttcacacagtgtTACTCTAGAcccgtcaatctaagcctcctgtataCAGTAGGATTGAAACACCTCCtaagaaattatatatatgaCATTATTGAGGATTAAGTGGGAAactgtgcagcaataacagatGCAATATGATTGCAATGTCCAAGTTTCATAAATAAACAGCCAATCATGTAGCAGACTATGCAGTAACAGTAGACATCAACGCAACACCCCAGGAAATGATCTACAGTGTACTGTGATCCCTCAGCTTGCCAGATCTTGAGAGGTCTACGGTGAAGATTTAGTGCATACTTAGACCATCACATAGCAACCACAGATAAAAGGCTCAAGGAGCGCTGCTCCTTCACTAAGTGGAAAAAACGTATGTGTTCCCATTATCTCTCCAGGGCTGAACTTCAAGCGTTTTTGTCAACATTTGCCAACTGTAACCTTGGTTTTAAGAGACAAGATGTTCACATGGCAAAGAGAACCTCTGCTCATCAGAAAATGTGATAAGATAATAGTGTTTGCCATGAAGTGCAAATATAATACGTCTGAATTTTGAACCTCAgtataaataaaggttaaaataatCAATGTGTCATAAAATTCTATTATTAATCGATTATGACATGACAGATAAAGTGACTCATGGTGTTTGAGTTCcagaatgaaatgtttttttttattattattgtctctGCTGCTTACCTGTCTCAGAGAGGGCAGCTGCTACTTCATTCTGTGTCGAGTAAATGTTGCATGCAGTCCATCGGCACTGAGCCCCGAGAGCCACCAGGGTCTCGATCAGCACCTGAATAAACAAAGAGATAAGAAGTCAACAAGAAATTGCATGCAAGTACACAACATATCAATCAAGATGAATGAATTCTTTTTATTCTATCGCACATAAGGCTGCAATGAACCCGTTTATTACCTTGTTACATGTTATTTGTCTCAGTGGGAAAACGTGTTGATGGATGAATATAACCAATTTCATGGAAATACCAATGATGTATCAGTTTAATCGTTTAAGTCTCATGTAATGCAGGAGCTCATGTAAAAGCAATGAAGAAAAATAGCATCCTGATCCAGAGACACTTTCACACTGCAGCATGGACTTGTGCGTTGAAGTTCAATGTCTGAGAGAAATCTTACTGCAGTCTGGGCAGTGATGTGAGTGCAGCCCACAATTTTGGCACCTGCCAACGGTTTCTCACTCTGTGCTCTCTTCCTGAGTGAGATCAGCGCTGACATATCTGAAAACCACATAAGAAATAGTGAGTGGGAAAGACACGCAGCACGGGTGACGCAGAAAAGGTTATAAAATTCGAACGGGCTGAGTAGCACCGTGTCCTCTATTCTACCTTGTTCCGCGATCTCAATCTCACGTCTGCCAAATTCAGCCTGTTTGATGTTCTTGACACAGAAATCACTGCTGCCCTTGGTGTTGACCTGTGTTTTGTCCCGTGGTGAGCTCTCATCGTCAGAGCTATCCGTGTAGGAAGCAGCTGtaacagaggaaacagacgctctttttttttttaaaactgatgagtaaacaaaaaaagtaagcCTGTGTGGACATTTGAGCAGGTGTTATGCAGtgctttttttgtaaaaatgttcttttttaagAAATTAAGACATGATGAGTAGGAA
This genomic window contains:
- the LOC125007343 gene encoding S-adenosylhomocysteine hydrolase-like protein 1; its protein translation is MSDPALEAKLEVKQASKEAKESENVAEKYSAMTVSKNSEMNMGELSAVLTAVPTHKPVKKQIQFVEDKQEFSRFPTKAGRRSLSRSISQSSTDSYSSAASYTDSSDDESSPRDKTQVNTKGSSDFCVKNIKQAEFGRREIEIAEQDMSALISLRKRAQSEKPLAGAKIVGCTHITAQTAVLIETLVALGAQCRWTACNIYSTQNEVAAALSETGVAVFAWKGESEDDFWWCIDRCVNTEGWQPNMILDDGGDLTHWMYKKYPNVFKKIRGIVEESVTGVHRLYQLSKAGKLCVPAMNVNDSVTKQKFDNLYCCRESILDGLKRTTDVMFGGKQVVVCGYGEVGKGCCAALKALGAVVYVTEIDPICALQACMDGFRVVKLNEVIRQVDVIITCTGNKNVVTRDQLDRMKNGSIVCNMGHSNTEIDVASLRTPELTWERVRSQVDHVIWPDGKRVILLAEGRLLNLSCSTVPTFVLSITATTQALALIELYNAPEGRYKQDVYLLPKKMDEYVASLHLATFDAHLTELSDEQAKYLGLNKNGPFKPNYYRY